A genome region from Triticum aestivum cultivar Chinese Spring chromosome 2B, IWGSC CS RefSeq v2.1, whole genome shotgun sequence includes the following:
- the LOC123045972 gene encoding uncharacterized protein isoform X1: MWLVMFHVLCVVLLNFFAVTQFFQESYIFADVVMLGGSVFSENKAMINLFELSTGMASTKTLSDRAHREDSPVRRGPTDIKRTVDPAKVCIEDKLETSTRSSLSSKSDASPMKKLLANEIAKEVESKRKPPSVVARLMGLEDDLPAQEQALHSAKSNLRRSHSHDKYAATKKALQQQEQRLYNKTTRGNHIGPKETVEFKDVHAVCEEPLTTHQLQDQTSLGGRSSQNKRDKRIEVVRQKFIQAKRLATDENFLHSKEFQEALEVLSSNKDLFLKFLEEPSSVFSNPLYGQHTMPAPPQTKCITVLKPFKSAENKGARESRTHRVDEENDFVMGKSHKRSHSAEDTFSKPNRIVVLKPSPGKPNRAHARLTPRSSPFEPIQRTAFLGDLQDGTSTLGCTEVSGASVQYLPEDRRRRDESLLSSVYSNGYNGDESSLSRSEGDNIDDGGSLSDSEVVSPVSRHSWDYIKRYSSTYSSSTHSRASHSHSAESSVIKEAKRRLSERWTMVACDEISQEVKLPRTSRTLGDMLSIRETEKEETVAVINSASSSRSCGTKNELAMQASSVSTLSEDETRESSPRNLARSKSLPVSAAMFDNMVVSANSQGCETPKVDARQGKGKLSFKGKVSSFFFPRSKRLAEEKTTLPSDSFGEKVQVTFLDDKRSETNSDLQFDEQIAFCNDKADNSTIPTNCSLNQDVGSMEAHVSTDCPSGYNDELRSNAGLKSMRDQPSPTSVPDASLEDSNTNEPESSRSTSACNERVALRSRAIESVPRSLSWEETYSHSPLHTHHLNSSNAEDNESECYALVKKILSSAGLGNLQVSMVFTGWHSADCPLDPALCDKFLDRKEEAAKSRERRSNQKLLFDCVNMALVETGQEALIRTYPWSKACLGARSEALSQDIGEEVWSHVRDWLYGAERLVANEYGDAATMLERIVHQEVEGGGWMKSVRSEPDEMTKQIADGLLVELVGEAMADLTVCFPQQDLAMPMSNL; the protein is encoded by the exons ATGTGGCTGGTGATGTTTCATGTCCTCTGCGTCGTTTTGCTTAACTTCTTTGCCGTGACACAGTTTTTTCAGGAATCCTATATCTTCGCTGATGTTGTAATGCTTGGAGGAAGTGTTTTTAGTGAGAACAAGGCGATGATCAACTTGTTCGAGCTGAGTACGGGGATGGCCAGCACGAAGACACTCTCtgacagagctcacagagaag ATTCTCCAGTTCGTAGAGGCCCGACAGATATCAAGAGAACCGTTGATCCTGCTAAAGTTTGTATAGAGGATAAACTG GAGACAAGTACTAGGAGTTCTTTAAGCAGCAAATCAGATGCATCACCCATGAAGAAGCTACTAGCAAACGAGATAGCCAAAGAAGTGGAATCAAAGAGGAAACCACCAAGTGTTGTTGCCAGGTTGATGGGGCTTGAAGATGATCTACCTGCTCAAGAACAGGCATTACATTCTGCCAAAAGTAATTTGAGGAGAAGTCATTCACATGATAAGTATGCAGCAACAAAGAAGGCCCTGCAGCAGCAAGAGCAGCGCCTCTACAACAAAACAACACGGGGCAACCACATAGGCCCCAAGGAAACAGTAGAATTTAAGGATGTGCACGCAGTCTGCGAAGAACCACTAACAACACATCAACTTCAGGAtcaaacttctttaggagggagatCTTCACAAAACAAGAGAGACAAAAGGATAGAAGTTGTTCGACAAAAGTTCATACAAGCAAAACGCCTTGCCACAGATGAAAATTTCCTTCATTCAAAGGAGTTTCAAGAAGCCCTCGAGGTTCTAAGTTCAAACAAGGATCTGTTTCTGAAGTTCCTTGAAGAACCAAGCTCTGTTTTCTCGAACCCGCTCTATGGACAACACACAATGCCTGCACCACCTCAGACAAAGTGCATTACTGTCTTGAAACCATTTAAATCTGCTGAGAATAAAGGGGCAAGAGAAAGCAGAACACACCGAGTTGATGAAGAAAATGACTTTGTAATGGGAAAGTCTCACAAGAGATCTCATTCAGCAGAAGATACCTTCTCGAAGCCAAACAGGATAGTGGTCCTAAAGCCAAGTCCTGGGAAGCCTAACAGAGCACATGCCAGGCTAACTCCCAGATCATCTCCATTTGAACCGATTCAGCGGACAGCCTTTCTTGGTGATTTACAAGATGGTACATCCACCCTAGGATGTACAGAAGTATCGGGTGCTTCGGTTCAATACCTGCCAGAagatcggcggcggcgggatgagtCTCTACTATCCTCTGTATACTCAAATGGGTATAATGGAGATGAGAGCTCTTTAAGCAGGTCGGAAGGTGATAACATTGATGATGGTGGTAGCTTAAGTGACTCGGAGGTAGTCAGTCCAGTGTCGCGTCATTCATGGGATTATATCAAAAGATATAGCAGTACTTACTCATCTTCAACTCATAGCAGGGCATCTCATTCACATTCAGCTGAGTCATCTGTGATCAAAGAAGCCAAAAGGCGACTTTCAGAGAGatggacaatggtagcatgtgATGAGATCAGTCAAGAAGTAAAGTTGCCAAGGACCTCAAGAACTCTGGGTGACATGCTCTCCATCAGAGAAACTGAGAAAGAGGAAACTGTTGCTGTAATAAACTCCGCTTCAAGTAGCCGGTCGTGTGGCACAAAAAATGAGTTGGCCATGCAAGCTAGTTCCGTATCTACATTAAGTGAGGATGAAACCAGGGAGAGCTCTCCAAGAAATTTAGCGAGATCAAAATCTCTCCCGGTGTCAGCAGCAATGTTTGATAACATGGTGGTGTCTGCAAATTCTCAAGGCTGTGAAACACCGAAGGTGGATGCAAGGCAAGGTAAAGGAAAGTTATCATTCAAGGGGAAAGTATCAAGTTTTTTCTTCCCTAGAAGTAAAAGGCTGGCAGAAGAGAAAACCACCCTCCCTTCTGATAGCTTTGGTGAGAAGGTTCAAGTCACTTTTCTTGACGACAAGCGATCAGAGACCAATAGTGACCTTCAATTTGATGAGCAAATAGCATTTTGCAATGACAAAGCTGACAATTCCACCATACCAACAAATTGTTCTTTAAAT CAGGATGTTGGCTCCATGGAAGCACATGTATCTACTGACTGCCCAAGTGGATATAATGATGAACTAAGATCAAACGCTGGCCTAAAATCGATGCGCGATCAGCCTAGTCCTACTTCAGTTCCGGATGCATCACTTGAAGATAGCAACACTAATGAACCTGAATCATCAAGAAGTACCAGTGCCTGCAATGAga GAGTTGCCTTACGATCTCGTGCAATTGAGTCTGTTCCCCGCTCGTTATCATGGGAGGAAACATACTCACATTCGCCATTACACACGCATCATCTGAATTCCTCAAATGCAGAGGATAATGAATCAGAATGTTATGCCCTTGTAAAGAAGATACTATCATCTGCTGGATTAGGCAACCTACAAGTGAGTATGGTTTTCACAGGTTGGCATTCGGCTGATTGCCCTCTTGATCCCGCACTGTGTGACAAGTTCTTGGACCGCAAAGAGGAGGCTGCTAAATCTAGGGAGCGTAGGTCGAACCAAAAGCTTCTCTTTGATTGTGTAAACATGGCATTGGTTGAGACTGGCCAGGAAGCCTTGATAAGAACCTACCCATGGAGTAAAGCATGCCTCGGAGCACGGAGCGAGGCATTGTCACAAGATATAGGGGAAGAAGTATGGAGCCATGTAAGGGATTGGCTCTACGGGGCGGAGAGGCTCGTGGCTAACGagtatggtgatgctgcaacgatGTTGGAAAGAATCGTGCACCAAGAGGTGGAAGGAGGAGGCTGGATGAAATCAGTGAGGTCGGAACCGGATGAGATGACGAAACAGATTGCAGATGGTCTGTTGGTGGAGCTAGTCGGAGAAGCCATGGCGGATCTCACAGTTTGTTTTCCACAGCAAGATCTCGCAATGCCAATGTCAAATCTGTAG